One segment of Dolichospermum sp. DET69 DNA contains the following:
- a CDS encoding Eco57I restriction-modification methylase domain-containing protein — MSLSQFRQHITNLITTAEQMLGSSRSGKPEENTKNSLIVPFLDALGYTAEYRTLEGAIRSLIGTTTWVDYLLRPEVGKHPKLMFEAKSLWDKNIWETNAVQVLDYIRNYSLDIGTQDPVVWIVLSNFREWHILRLQDRRPFWSFTIDQLKNDPDLVSRLYTCLSRENLSSNRLEAFYSENTREELGTKFLADLKIWRVIIANGIKKSQPNLKEDKIREAAQIILNRFLLIRLLETFSREMPFNYLGRVYYNWQQMFPNLPFIEQLRQAFRSIWVDYNTELFQPSWIDELMIDVEYLESIIVINAVPQEGILYAITGTLANYRSIYNYDFTTLTQDILGTAYEQFLAHQLIVVNDVIQILENQKTRKKEGIFYTPNYIVQRIVNQTLQPLVKPKIDQAIQLLEIGELQQAYIVAKSVLEITVLDPACGSGSFLLGAFDYLLTEIKRYNQACQTTKIPDNFDLFTHVSVQSIINPEEQILVKMLHGVDRDPQAVLLAKLSLWTRLLRARPGEYGRRNGSIYSHLPALTLNIRVGDSLIHSPANLAPFSEQLSIVADLAKIARDTSQTEIEINQAVSNLETEIAVINQEINAVLTAFFASDESINSVVYLIKNREAEAEEIELIRELITEDTNIEKTLENWTSAELARVKSELMSLATAQEEVIIKRPFNWEVEFSHIFDPRLPQSERGFCVIIGNPPYFNVDSTFGRGALELKWLKYAYSDIYTDKTDILFYFFRQGWEILKEDGYLSFIISRAFIQGDKSRSLRDFICKNTKIINIIDFLGYQVFKAGIATCILEFQRKTPQPEDTFTAFYVLDIDAVKENFVSDDCSLSLTQGVTQVDITQANLNDHRWQISPYNEIFAIIDSQGIKLREMDSVHYTEGITTGRDAIFEGEFINKFPDNYYLQRVSISSIISYGCEPPETQILYYTHQTEWEELPLSVQKYLQQNQLELENRDVYKNKTSHYQWFHLHRPRYGMRDAKILFPRRANANKFFIDEYGIFGFKSDVAAYVKGENIDVNILFCICSLLNSKVLEFRYRALGGIGKLTGKGMFEYFENQVGDLPIPQFNEENNSDYQELARLSREAHDIWQSRYQIVTTYQSKTSAIPHKEVSLNEYHKLSSDYAVDIEWESPNANQEGHLLELRIEPNTNGYAIWGEVTDDEDWQEGDRKWIEIANVKIRNPHLRRYMLARLIYLTEFDSSFRRKRKLSSEIGNLVNITFDVLKVNRYDQDRFSNLRALEVIEKRVEQEVGRSDLETVLLRQTEIKNQIDQIAYRLYQVEDYIDIIKQALKVVL; from the coding sequence ATGTCACTATCACAATTCCGGCAACATATTACTAATTTAATAACAACAGCAGAACAAATGCTGGGTTCATCTCGTAGTGGGAAACCAGAAGAAAATACAAAAAATAGTCTGATTGTACCTTTTTTAGATGCTCTTGGTTATACCGCAGAATATCGGACATTAGAAGGTGCAATTCGTAGTTTAATTGGTACTACCACGTGGGTAGATTATTTACTCCGTCCTGAAGTGGGAAAACATCCAAAATTGATGTTTGAAGCCAAAAGTTTATGGGATAAAAATATATGGGAAACAAATGCAGTACAAGTTTTAGATTACATCAGAAATTATAGTTTAGATATCGGCACACAAGACCCTGTAGTTTGGATTGTTTTATCTAATTTTCGAGAATGGCACATTTTAAGATTACAGGATAGAAGACCTTTTTGGTCATTTACAATAGATCAACTAAAAAATGATCCTGATCTTGTCAGTAGATTATATACTTGCCTGAGTCGTGAAAATTTATCTAGTAATCGGTTAGAAGCATTTTATAGTGAAAATACTAGGGAAGAATTAGGAACAAAATTTCTCGCAGATTTAAAAATTTGGCGTGTTATTATTGCCAATGGCATTAAAAAATCTCAACCAAATTTAAAAGAAGACAAAATTCGTGAAGCTGCACAAATTATTTTAAATCGTTTTTTATTAATTAGGTTATTAGAAACATTTAGTCGGGAAATGCCATTTAATTATCTTGGTAGAGTTTATTATAACTGGCAACAAATGTTTCCAAATTTGCCATTTATTGAACAATTAAGACAGGCTTTTCGGAGTATATGGGTGGATTATAATACCGAATTATTTCAACCTTCTTGGATTGATGAATTAATGATTGATGTTGAATATTTAGAATCTATCATTGTTATTAATGCAGTGCCACAGGAAGGTATACTTTATGCCATTACAGGAACATTAGCTAATTACCGCTCAATTTATAACTATGATTTTACAACTTTAACACAGGATATATTAGGGACAGCTTATGAACAATTTCTCGCTCATCAATTGATTGTTGTTAACGATGTTATCCAAATCTTAGAAAATCAAAAAACTCGCAAAAAAGAAGGGATTTTTTATACTCCTAACTATATAGTTCAGAGGATTGTTAATCAAACTTTACAGCCATTAGTTAAACCTAAAATTGATCAAGCTATTCAATTACTAGAAATAGGTGAATTACAACAAGCATACATAGTAGCAAAATCAGTCTTAGAAATTACAGTTCTTGATCCTGCTTGTGGTTCAGGTTCATTTTTATTAGGTGCATTTGATTATTTATTAACAGAAATTAAACGTTATAATCAAGCTTGTCAAACAACTAAAATTCCCGATAACTTTGATTTATTTACTCATGTATCAGTACAATCAATTATTAATCCTGAAGAACAAATTCTAGTAAAAATGCTGCATGGAGTAGATCGAGATCCCCAAGCAGTATTATTAGCAAAATTATCACTATGGACAAGATTATTACGTGCGCGTCCAGGAGAATATGGTAGACGCAATGGTTCTATCTATTCTCACTTACCAGCACTGACTTTAAATATTCGCGTGGGAGATAGCTTAATTCATAGTCCTGCTAATTTAGCACCTTTTTCTGAGCAATTATCAATAGTCGCAGATTTAGCTAAAATTGCTAGAGATACTAGCCAAACTGAAATCGAAATAAATCAAGCAGTTAGCAATTTAGAGACTGAAATTGCAGTAATTAATCAAGAAATAAATGCTGTTTTAACTGCTTTTTTTGCTAGTGATGAAAGTATCAATTCTGTAGTTTATTTAATTAAAAATAGAGAAGCTGAAGCAGAAGAAATAGAACTAATTCGAGAATTAATTACAGAAGATACTAATATTGAAAAAACCTTAGAAAATTGGACATCTGCTGAATTAGCAAGAGTTAAGTCTGAATTGATGAGTTTAGCTACTGCTCAAGAAGAAGTGATTATAAAACGTCCATTTAATTGGGAGGTTGAGTTTTCGCATATTTTTGATCCAAGATTACCACAATCAGAAAGAGGCTTTTGTGTGATCATCGGTAATCCTCCTTATTTTAATGTTGACTCAACCTTTGGTAGAGGTGCATTAGAATTGAAATGGTTAAAATATGCTTATTCTGATATTTACACCGATAAGACTGATATTCTATTTTATTTCTTCCGTCAAGGGTGGGAGATTTTAAAAGAAGATGGTTATTTAAGTTTTATCATTTCTCGCGCCTTTATTCAAGGTGATAAATCTAGAAGTTTACGAGACTTTATTTGTAAAAACACGAAAATAATTAATATTATTGATTTCTTAGGTTATCAAGTCTTTAAAGCGGGAATTGCTACCTGCATTCTTGAATTTCAAAGAAAAACTCCCCAACCAGAAGATACTTTTACGGCTTTTTATGTATTAGATATTGATGCTGTTAAAGAAAATTTTGTAAGTGATGATTGTTCTTTAAGTTTAACCCAAGGTGTAACTCAGGTAGATATTACACAAGCTAACTTAAATGATCATCGTTGGCAAATATCTCCATATAATGAAATTTTTGCAATCATTGATTCTCAAGGTATAAAACTAAGAGAAATGGATTCTGTACATTATACAGAAGGTATCACTACAGGACGTGATGCTATATTTGAAGGAGAATTTATAAACAAGTTTCCAGATAATTATTACTTACAACGAGTTTCTATTTCTTCTATTATTTCCTATGGTTGTGAACCACCAGAAACACAAATTTTATATTATACTCATCAAACTGAATGGGAAGAATTGCCTCTATCTGTACAAAAATATTTACAGCAAAATCAGTTGGAATTAGAAAATAGAGATGTTTACAAAAATAAAACCAGTCATTATCAATGGTTTCATCTTCATCGTCCACGCTATGGGATGAGAGATGCAAAAATTCTATTTCCTCGTAGAGCTAATGCTAATAAATTTTTTATTGATGAATATGGAATTTTTGGTTTCAAAAGTGATGTGGCTGCTTATGTAAAAGGTGAAAATATTGATGTTAATATTCTTTTTTGTATTTGTTCTTTACTCAACTCCAAAGTTTTAGAGTTTCGCTATCGTGCATTGGGTGGAATTGGAAAACTAACGGGAAAAGGAATGTTTGAGTATTTTGAAAATCAAGTTGGTGATTTACCAATTCCCCAATTTAATGAAGAAAATAATTCTGACTATCAAGAGTTAGCTAGGTTAAGTCGAGAAGCTCATGATATTTGGCAAAGTCGCTATCAAATTGTCACAACTTACCAGTCTAAAACTTCCGCGATTCCTCATAAAGAAGTATCATTAAATGAATATCATAAATTATCTAGTGATTATGCTGTTGATATTGAATGGGAAAGTCCCAATGCAAATCAAGAAGGACATTTACTAGAATTAAGGATTGAACCAAATACAAATGGATATGCTATTTGGGGAGAAGTGACTGATGACGAAGATTGGCAAGAAGGGGATAGGAAATGGATAGAAATAGCTAATGTTAAGATTCGTAACCCTCATCTACGGAGATATATGTTAGCAAGATTAATTTATTTAACTGAATTTGATTCATCTTTCCGTCGTAAAAGAAAATTATCAAGCGAAATAGGAAACTTAGTTAATATTACTTTTGATGTTCTGAAAGTAAATAGATATGATCAAGATAGATTTAGTAATCTTCGTGCTTTAGAAGTAATTGAAAAAAGAGTTGAGCAAGAAGTTGGTAGATCAGACTTAGAAACAGTTTTACTCAGACAAACTGAAATTAAAAATCAAATTGATCAAATTGCCTATCGGCTTTATCAAGTAGAGGATTATATAGATATTATTAAGCAAGCTTTAAAAGTTGTGTTGTAA